In Gammaproteobacteria bacterium, one DNA window encodes the following:
- a CDS encoding SPOR domain-containing protein, whose product MKIIFMLLLIVNIAYLAGTQWSSGEQNPTMPVSVHPEKIILVAAQENCLQWGDFYEEQIRYAETVLSDLFPGLIYDTEESGQTTMYWLYIPRYPNKEAANREINKLRNLGIVSFRVKDDTQWQNAVSLGMFYDQQDALKQLREIEKKGITNAKIEERSVMLKKIVIHNPAHMIKEQMQKLVGQFDDTKLVQGKCERL is encoded by the coding sequence ATGAAAATAATCTTTATGCTGTTATTGATAGTCAATATCGCCTATCTGGCCGGTACGCAATGGTCTTCCGGCGAACAAAACCCGACTATGCCAGTTTCGGTTCATCCGGAAAAAATCATATTGGTTGCGGCGCAGGAAAATTGTTTGCAGTGGGGCGATTTTTATGAAGAGCAGATACGCTATGCCGAAACCGTGTTGTCTGATTTATTTCCCGGTCTGATTTATGACACCGAAGAATCCGGCCAAACCACGATGTATTGGTTGTATATTCCGCGTTATCCTAATAAGGAAGCGGCCAATCGTGAAATCAACAAATTGCGCAACCTCGGCATCGTCAGTTTTCGTGTCAAAGACGATACGCAATGGCAGAATGCCGTATCGCTCGGGATGTTTTACGACCAGCAGGATGCGCTGAAGCAATTGCGCGAGATCGAAAAAAAAGGCATTACCAATGCTAAGATAGAAGAGCGTAGCGTCATGCTGAAGAAAATCGTCATTCACAACCCGGCGCACATGATCAAGGAGCAAATGCAAAAATTAGTCGGACAATTTGACGATACCAAGCTGGTTCAAGGCAAATGCGAACGTTTATAA
- a CDS encoding cytochrome c4: MKMFKNMVLLAALAMAAPLAAEETAADSNDAAPAAPAAPASAQEIASGVCAGCHNPDGNSIIPMNPILAGQHAEYITKQLMDFKATETEPAQRNSPVMSSMVAALSQDDMKKLGEYYAQQKTVASQVAADEKLLETGKILYHGGNIEHGVPACASCHGPNGSGIPPRYPGVAGQHAEYTLTQLNLFNTGDRSNDNTVMQKVVSRMSAQEKRAVSAYISTMR, encoded by the coding sequence ATGAAAATGTTTAAAAATATGGTACTACTCGCAGCACTTGCAATGGCCGCACCTCTGGCAGCCGAAGAAACGGCTGCCGACTCAAATGATGCTGCCCCTGCCGCGCCTGCTGCTCCCGCCAGTGCGCAAGAAATCGCTTCCGGCGTATGCGCCGGCTGCCACAACCCGGATGGCAACAGCATCATCCCGATGAACCCGATTCTGGCCGGTCAGCATGCAGAGTATATCACCAAGCAATTGATGGATTTTAAAGCAACCGAAACCGAACCGGCTCAACGTAACAGCCCGGTTATGTCTTCGATGGTAGCTGCACTTTCTCAAGACGATATGAAAAAATTGGGCGAATACTATGCACAGCAAAAAACGGTAGCGAGCCAAGTAGCGGCTGATGAGAAGCTGCTCGAAACAGGAAAAATTCTTTATCACGGCGGCAATATCGAACACGGTGTCCCCGCTTGTGCCAGCTGCCACGGTCCGAACGGATCCGGTATTCCGCCACGCTATCCCGGCGTTGCCGGCCAGCACGCGGAATACACGCTGACGCAGTTAAATCTGTTCAATACCGGTGATCGCTCGAACGACAACACTGTCATGCAAAAAGTTGTCAGCCGCATGAGTGCACAGGAAAAACGCGCTGTATCGGCTTATATTTCCACCATGCGTTAA
- the hemL gene encoding glutamate-1-semialdehyde 2,1-aminomutase, producing the protein MTSRNHQLFEQSQHYIPGGVNSPVRAFKSVGGEPVFFQRGEGAYFWDADGKQYIDYVGSWGPLILGHAHPDVVKAVQAAVQNGLTFGAPTEAELEIAQLICRLLPSIEQVRLVSSGTEAGMSVIRLARGFTGRSKIIKFEGCYHGHDDSLLVKAGSGALTFGNPSSAGVPAETAGHTIVLDFNDIAGVEEAFNKWGKEIAAVIVEPVAGNMNLIAPKADFLGKLRTLCTQNGSVLIFDEVMTGFRVGLTCAQGLYQIKPDLTAMGKVIGGGMPMAAFGGRREIMQCLAPLGPVYQAGTLSGNPVAVAAGLATLKLIQAPGFYDRLADKTRQLVDGISAAAEKHGIVFCAQSIGGMFGLYFSKTIPTSFAEVMQCDKAAFNRFFHAMLEEGVYFAPSAFEAGFVSIMHGDAELNKTLSAAEKIFKNW; encoded by the coding sequence ATGACATCACGCAATCATCAATTATTCGAACAATCCCAGCACTATATTCCGGGCGGTGTTAATTCTCCGGTGCGTGCTTTTAAATCGGTAGGCGGGGAGCCGGTGTTTTTTCAACGCGGCGAAGGCGCTTATTTTTGGGATGCGGATGGTAAGCAGTACATCGATTATGTCGGATCGTGGGGGCCGCTGATTCTTGGGCATGCGCACCCGGATGTGGTGAAGGCGGTACAGGCGGCGGTGCAAAATGGCTTGACCTTCGGTGCGCCGACTGAGGCCGAATTGGAAATCGCTCAGCTGATTTGCCGCTTACTGCCGTCCATCGAGCAGGTCCGCTTGGTCAGTTCCGGTACCGAAGCCGGCATGAGCGTAATCCGGCTGGCGCGCGGTTTTACCGGCAGAAGCAAGATCATCAAATTTGAAGGCTGTTACCACGGTCACGACGATTCCTTGCTGGTTAAAGCGGGATCGGGTGCATTGACTTTCGGTAATCCGAGTTCCGCCGGTGTCCCGGCGGAAACGGCAGGGCATACCATCGTACTGGATTTCAACGATATTGCTGGTGTTGAAGAAGCTTTTAACAAATGGGGCAAAGAAATCGCTGCGGTGATTGTCGAACCGGTAGCTGGCAATATGAATCTGATCGCACCTAAAGCGGATTTCCTCGGTAAGTTGCGGACATTGTGTACGCAAAACGGCAGCGTGCTGATATTTGACGAAGTGATGACGGGATTCCGGGTTGGCTTAACTTGCGCGCAAGGGCTTTATCAAATCAAACCCGACCTGACCGCGATGGGTAAAGTGATCGGCGGCGGCATGCCGATGGCTGCATTCGGCGGACGACGTGAGATCATGCAATGTCTTGCGCCACTCGGTCCGGTTTATCAGGCGGGTACCCTCTCAGGTAATCCGGTTGCGGTTGCGGCCGGATTGGCTACGCTCAAACTGATTCAAGCGCCCGGTTTTTACGATCGGCTGGCGGACAAAACGCGGCAGCTGGTAGACGGTATTTCAGCCGCCGCAGAAAAACACGGTATCGTTTTCTGCGCGCAATCCATTGGCGGCATGTTCGGGTTGTATTTCAGTAAGACTATCCCAACCAGCTTCGCCGAAGTGATGCAGTGCGACAAAGCAGCTTTTAACCGCTTCTTCCACGCCATGCTGGAGGAGGGGGTCTATTTTGCACCTTCGGCCTTTGAAGCCGGTTTTGTTTCCATCATGCACGGCGATGCCGAGTTGAATAAAACGTTGTCGGCAGCAGAGAAAATATTCAAGAACTGGTAG
- the thiD gene encoding bifunctional hydroxymethylpyrimidine kinase/phosphomethylpyrimidine kinase — MLQPPPIVLSFAANDPSGGAGLQADLLTIASMGCHPLSVMTAITVQDTAGVDDVMPLDPEWVADQARAVLEDMPVHAFKIGLLGSVEIIAAIAEVISDYPHIPLVMDPVLTSGRGDELANEEMVDAMRELLLPQVTILTPNSLEARHLAQQDNDNNESKLDLSLCAQRLLNMGCEYVLITGTHENTAQVTNTLYAADGVVRTDHWERLENAYHGSGCTLASAIAASLANGFSISESVLEAQDYTWHTLQAGFRPGMGQYIPNRLFWVRDAEDDQNGQGE, encoded by the coding sequence ATGTTACAGCCACCCCCAATCGTACTTTCTTTTGCAGCAAATGACCCCAGCGGTGGAGCGGGATTGCAGGCTGATCTGTTAACGATCGCCAGCATGGGTTGCCATCCGCTGTCGGTGATGACGGCGATTACGGTACAGGATACCGCCGGTGTTGATGATGTTATGCCGCTTGATCCCGAATGGGTCGCCGATCAAGCGCGGGCGGTATTGGAAGATATGCCGGTTCATGCGTTCAAAATCGGTCTATTGGGCAGCGTCGAAATTATCGCCGCTATCGCCGAAGTGATTTCCGATTATCCTCATATTCCGCTGGTTATGGATCCGGTACTGACTTCCGGTCGCGGAGACGAACTGGCGAATGAAGAAATGGTCGACGCGATGCGGGAATTATTGTTGCCGCAAGTGACCATTTTGACGCCTAACAGCCTGGAAGCCAGGCATCTGGCGCAGCAGGACAACGACAATAATGAAAGCAAGCTGGATTTAAGTCTCTGTGCGCAACGGTTATTGAATATGGGATGCGAGTATGTGCTGATAACCGGCACCCATGAAAATACCGCACAAGTGACCAATACGTTGTATGCCGCTGACGGTGTGGTGCGCACGGATCACTGGGAAAGGCTTGAAAATGCTTATCACGGTTCCGGTTGTACGCTGGCTTCGGCTATCGCCGCTTCGTTAGCCAATGGTTTTTCCATCAGCGAAAGCGTGTTGGAAGCGCAAGACTATACGTGGCATACGCTGCAAGCAGGATTCCGTCCCGGCATGGGGCAATATATCCCAAACCGGCTGTTCTGGGTGCGCGATGCCGAAGATGATCAGAACGGTCAGGGCGAGTGA
- a CDS encoding thiamine phosphate synthase has product MNKPNISGLYAITPDLNNTDDLLDKTQQVLAGGAQLIQYRNKSAHDVLRKEQAGLLLQLCRKYQIPLIINDHVELAVALDADGVHVGRDDGSIGDARRQLGQDKIVGASCYNNLDLAVRAEESGADYVAFGAFFPSRTKTNTVPVTTHLVDQAKKKVTIPVVGIGGIRLANAMTIIQSGCDVIAVCNDLFAAENIQAQARQYVRLFAAQHAI; this is encoded by the coding sequence GTGAACAAGCCTAACATCAGTGGACTCTATGCGATCACACCGGATCTGAACAATACGGACGATCTGCTGGATAAAACCCAGCAGGTGCTGGCAGGCGGTGCGCAGCTCATCCAATACCGCAATAAATCGGCGCATGATGTATTGCGCAAGGAACAAGCCGGGTTATTGTTGCAATTGTGCCGGAAATACCAGATTCCGCTGATCATCAACGATCACGTTGAACTGGCGGTCGCGCTCGATGCAGATGGTGTGCATGTGGGGCGCGATGATGGTTCGATTGGCGATGCGCGCAGACAGTTGGGACAGGACAAAATTGTCGGCGCATCTTGCTATAACAATTTGGATTTGGCGGTGCGGGCGGAAGAATCGGGTGCCGATTATGTCGCTTTCGGCGCGTTTTTTCCTTCTCGGACTAAAACCAATACCGTACCGGTTACAACTCATTTGGTTGATCAAGCTAAGAAAAAAGTAACCATTCCGGTGGTAGGAATCGGCGGCATCCGTTTGGCAAATGCAATGACGATTATCCAAAGCGGCTGTGATGTGATTGCCGTTTGCAACGATTTATTCGCGGCAGAAAATATCCAAGCACAAGCGAGGCAATACGTTCGCTTATTTGCAGCACAACATGCAATTTAA